From the Lancefieldella sp. Marseille-Q7238 genome, one window contains:
- a CDS encoding ATP-binding protein, giving the protein MEDLIAWKNSIERKPLILKGARQTGKTWLMNEFARKEYKNVVRIDFLMEPSACSLFEQDLDPHKIVRQIELRTGNVIDPSNTLILFDEIQEAPQGLVSLKYFCEQASEYHIIAAGSYMGISMRGEGVSFPVGKVDQLILYPMSFVEFVRATSGDPLADELLQANKSNLKAVEDILQAKLKEYLIVGGMPGVVNSYVLHQNLSACRRIQSQIINDYESDFGKYAPARIQERMRLVWHSLPSQLAKENKKFIYGVVRKGGRARDFEESIQWLIDYGILYKVSRVAALRFPFASYEDAQAFKIFCLDVGLLGALSNLDPAIILSDSMRLFTEFKGAITEQYVAQSLLSQNKAPVYWSSESGRAETDFAVEYKSQPYPIEVKAGENLQSKSLKIAVEKFDLSHAIRTSLSSYRDDGWLVNIPLWAIAQYEQWV; this is encoded by the coding sequence ATGGAAGACCTCATTGCGTGGAAAAATAGTATAGAAAGAAAGCCACTTATTCTGAAAGGTGCCAGACAAACTGGTAAGACTTGGTTAATGAATGAGTTTGCTAGGAAAGAATATAAAAACGTTGTTCGTATCGACTTTTTAATGGAGCCATCAGCCTGCTCTTTATTTGAACAAGATTTGGATCCACACAAAATAGTTCGACAGATCGAGCTGCGTACTGGCAATGTTATTGATCCGTCTAATACATTAATACTTTTTGATGAGATTCAGGAAGCTCCACAAGGTCTTGTCTCACTTAAGTATTTTTGCGAGCAAGCCAGCGAGTATCATATTATTGCTGCAGGATCTTATATGGGCATCTCTATGCGCGGAGAAGGAGTGTCATTTCCTGTAGGAAAGGTTGACCAGCTCATACTCTATCCAATGAGTTTTGTTGAGTTTGTTCGCGCAACTTCAGGTGATCCGCTGGCAGATGAACTTCTTCAGGCGAATAAAAGTAACCTTAAGGCTGTAGAGGATATTCTTCAAGCAAAGCTTAAAGAATACTTGATTGTTGGCGGAATGCCGGGAGTGGTTAATTCGTATGTTTTACATCAAAATCTTTCGGCATGTAGACGTATTCAGTCGCAAATCATCAATGATTATGAAAGTGATTTTGGAAAATATGCGCCAGCAAGAATTCAAGAACGTATGAGACTCGTTTGGCATTCACTGCCAAGTCAATTGGCGAAAGAAAATAAAAAATTCATTTATGGGGTTGTCCGAAAGGGTGGACGGGCAAGAGACTTTGAGGAAAGCATTCAATGGCTGATTGATTACGGGATACTCTATAAAGTTTCTCGTGTTGCCGCATTAAGATTTCCGTTTGCGAGCTATGAGGATGCGCAAGCATTTAAGATTTTCTGTCTTGATGTTGGTCTTTTGGGAGCTCTTTCTAATCTGGATCCTGCGATTATACTTTCAGATTCAATGCGTCTATTTACAGAATTCAAAGGAGCTATAACTGAGCAATATGTTGCTCAATCGTTATTGAGTCAAAATAAAGCCCCTGTATATTGGTCTTCTGAATCTGGAAGAGCTGAAACTGATTTTGCTGTGGAGTATAAGAGTCAACCGTATCCCATTGAGGTTAAAGCTGGGGAAAACCTTCAATCAAAGAGTTTAAAAATTGCGGTTGAGAAATTTGACTTATCTCATGCAATTCGAACTTCTTTGTCTTCATACCGAGATGACGGTTGGTTGGTCAATATACCGCTGTGGGCAATTGCCCAATATGAACAGTGGGTTTAA
- a CDS encoding isoprenylcysteine carboxylmethyltransferase family protein: MAPQKDEKNHLPVLGVGPVYVIIIVILTTTCIVLSQMGVLPYLRIRATIAVFHTAGTIFFVAGIWLWVSAAIKERLQDNIIENKLITTGVYSVVRNPIYSAFSFVLTGVLLIYGNLYLFPLSLLYWALLTIMMRATEEKWLLEQFGDEYRDYCKRVNRCIPWFPKAE; encoded by the coding sequence ATGGCACCTCAAAAAGACGAGAAGAATCATCTTCCAGTGCTTGGAGTTGGACCTGTGTATGTGATTATCATTGTAATTCTGACCACGACTTGCATTGTATTGTCTCAGATGGGAGTTTTGCCTTACCTTCGTATCCGGGCGACCATTGCAGTGTTTCATACTGCAGGAACAATCTTTTTTGTGGCGGGCATTTGGCTTTGGGTTTCGGCTGCAATTAAAGAAAGGCTCCAGGATAATATTATTGAGAACAAGTTGATAACTACGGGCGTGTATTCGGTGGTGCGCAATCCCATTTATTCTGCATTTTCCTTTGTCCTTACTGGTGTTTTGCTGATTTACGGCAACCTCTACTTATTTCCACTTTCGCTTTTGTATTGGGCTTTACTGACCATAATGATGCGTGCAACGGAAGAAAAATGGTTGCTAGAGCAATTTGGTGATGAATACAGAGATTACTGCAAGCGAGTCAATCGTTGCATTCCGTGGTTCCCGAAGGCTGAATAG
- a CDS encoding response regulator transcription factor, with protein sequence MRVLLAEDEKRMAAAIVALLKQEKYDVDHMTDGVSALLALESNMYDIAILDVMMPKMNGFEVSRKARSKGINIPILMLTAKSQLDDKVEGLDNGADDYLTKPFHTAELLARLRALGRRSSSFQDSVLHFGDLSLDTSTATLTCNSSGQSVRLSEKELRILEYMIGSHGRIMTRDQLAIKIWGFESDAEYNNVEVYMSFTRKKLAFVGSKVEIKAVRGLGYELREQTV encoded by the coding sequence ATGCGGGTTCTTCTAGCTGAAGATGAAAAAAGAATGGCTGCAGCCATTGTGGCTCTCTTGAAGCAGGAAAAATACGACGTGGATCACATGACAGACGGCGTATCCGCACTTCTCGCCTTAGAAAGCAATATGTACGACATCGCAATCCTTGATGTCATGATGCCTAAAATGAACGGCTTTGAAGTTTCTCGTAAAGCACGGAGCAAGGGAATCAACATCCCCATTTTGATGCTGACGGCAAAAAGTCAGCTGGACGATAAGGTCGAGGGTCTTGATAACGGTGCCGATGACTACCTGACAAAACCGTTCCATACCGCAGAACTTCTCGCCCGCCTGCGCGCTCTAGGGCGGAGAAGCTCCAGCTTTCAAGATAGTGTTCTGCACTTTGGAGACCTCTCGCTTGATACTTCAACCGCAACGCTTACCTGCAATTCTTCGGGACAGAGCGTTCGCTTGAGCGAGAAAGAATTGCGCATCCTGGAGTATATGATTGGAAGCCATGGTCGGATTATGACGCGCGACCAGCTTGCCATTAAGATCTGGGGTTTTGAAAGCGACGCTGAATACAACAACGTGGAAGTGTATATGTCTTTCACGCGTAAAAAGCTGGCCTTTGTCGGCTCAAAGGTAGAAATCAAAGCCGTTCGCGGCTTGGGATATGAATTGAGGGAACAAACTGTTTAG
- a CDS encoding HAMP domain-containing sensor histidine kinase, which yields MVSLVLLFVVTLSVILFASSQEIRQKNMDMLNRYADQYSMQQKSETTGQSRAGSKPENQTGNQPNNQPQNKPENQPPENKPDYELSTFYSVTFSSNGNVLSVYDGEKTIYSNDELTTLARQILDEGHPSGRKDNLSYVTRQKDGYTLVAFMDNTVSEGGLRTMMHNVLIVGGASIVVLFFISVFLAGRIIRPLEENDTKQKQFISNASHELKTPISVIGVNAEILSRELGKNEWLSNIQYENNRMGELVEQLLELSSAENKEMSMEELDFSHVVTGEVLAFETLAFERGKTLQSTIEEEITLTGNQNQLTQVVAVLLDNAIRHTTGNQIDLILQKRAHNAVLSVTNDGEEIPPEKLEHLFDRFYRVDEVRNSEDHHYGLGLSIAKAIVEKHGGSIEVSCSGGKVTFTVLLPIKLVKHHF from the coding sequence ATGGTGTCGCTTGTCCTGTTGTTCGTGGTGACGCTGTCCGTAATCCTGTTTGCCAGTTCTCAGGAAATCAGACAGAAAAACATGGACATGCTCAACCGTTATGCCGATCAGTATTCAATGCAGCAGAAATCGGAGACTACTGGGCAGTCTCGCGCTGGCAGCAAACCGGAGAACCAAACAGGAAATCAACCAAACAACCAACCGCAAAACAAGCCAGAGAATCAGCCTCCGGAAAACAAGCCAGACTACGAACTTTCCACGTTCTACTCTGTTACCTTTTCATCTAACGGAAACGTTCTCTCCGTTTACGATGGAGAAAAAACAATCTACTCAAATGATGAGCTGACAACGCTTGCACGACAAATTTTGGACGAAGGTCACCCTTCCGGAAGAAAAGACAATCTCTCTTATGTGACACGTCAGAAAGACGGCTATACCCTTGTAGCATTTATGGACAACACGGTATCGGAAGGAGGCCTCAGAACGATGATGCACAATGTTCTCATCGTAGGAGGGGCTTCCATTGTTGTACTGTTTTTCATTTCCGTGTTCCTGGCAGGACGAATCATCCGCCCTCTGGAAGAAAACGATACGAAGCAAAAACAGTTTATCTCAAATGCGAGCCATGAGCTCAAGACCCCAATTTCAGTAATTGGTGTTAACGCAGAAATATTGTCCCGGGAACTTGGCAAAAACGAATGGCTCTCTAATATCCAGTATGAGAATAATCGCATGGGCGAGCTGGTCGAGCAACTCCTTGAGCTGTCGAGCGCAGAAAATAAAGAAATGTCCATGGAAGAACTTGACTTCTCCCATGTTGTTACAGGAGAGGTTCTCGCCTTTGAAACACTTGCGTTTGAGAGAGGGAAAACACTTCAGAGCACTATTGAAGAGGAAATCACTCTTACCGGCAATCAGAATCAGCTTACGCAGGTTGTGGCCGTATTGTTGGACAATGCCATAAGACACACAACGGGAAATCAGATTGACCTGATCCTGCAGAAGCGAGCACATAACGCCGTTCTCAGCGTTACCAATGACGGTGAAGAGATTCCACCTGAAAAACTGGAGCATCTCTTTGACCGTTTTTATCGCGTTGATGAAGTACGAAATAGTGAGGATCATCACTATGGACTGGGCCTCTCAATTGCAAAAGCAATTGTCGAGAAGCACGGTGGAAGCATCGAAGTTTCCTGCTCTGGAGGCAAGGTAACCTTTACCGTTTTGCTTCCAATCAAGCTTGTAAAGCATCATTTTTAA
- a CDS encoding polyphosphate polymerase domain-containing protein, which translates to MAGDFRHEWKHVINYADLLTLRHRLGAVMERDPHTIDGKYHIRSLYFDNPDDKALREKIDGVNIREKFRIRLYNWDTSLIKLEKKSKRNGLGTKHSANLTAEEAQKIVDGSLDWMMTSDQALVQELYCKMRYQRLEPKTIVDYTREPFIFKPGNVRVTLDYDIRTGQERTDFLDPEVVTIPAGDAPMLVEVKWDEFLPTIIRDAVTLPNRRIGAFSKYAQCRVYG; encoded by the coding sequence ATGGCAGGCGATTTTAGACATGAATGGAAACATGTCATCAACTACGCGGATCTTTTAACACTGCGACATCGGCTCGGAGCCGTCATGGAGCGCGATCCTCACACCATTGACGGAAAGTACCACATTCGTAGTTTGTACTTTGACAATCCAGATGACAAAGCACTTCGCGAGAAAATCGACGGAGTGAACATCAGAGAGAAGTTCCGTATCCGTTTGTATAACTGGGACACCTCACTGATTAAGTTAGAGAAAAAGAGTAAGAGAAACGGTCTCGGAACTAAGCACTCGGCCAATCTAACGGCAGAAGAGGCACAAAAGATTGTAGATGGAAGCCTGGATTGGATGATGACTTCAGATCAGGCGCTGGTACAAGAACTGTATTGCAAGATGCGCTACCAGAGACTAGAGCCCAAGACCATTGTTGATTACACCAGGGAGCCGTTTATTTTCAAGCCAGGAAATGTCCGCGTCACACTTGATTACGACATTCGCACTGGTCAGGAGCGCACCGATTTTCTCGACCCTGAGGTAGTAACTATTCCTGCGGGAGATGCACCCATGTTGGTTGAAGTGAAGTGGGACGAGTTTCTCCCCACCATTATCAGAGACGCGGTTACCCTTCCAAATCGCCGCATTGGAGCGTTTTCTAAGTACGCGCAATGTCGCGTTTACGGTTAG
- a CDS encoding DUF4956 domain-containing protein produces the protein MTFADIFKSSFLQNVTSVSILDMVLALVLAFGVGLFIFFVYKKTYAGVMYSSSFGVTLVALTMITTLVILAVTSNIVLSLGMVGALSIVRFRTAIKEPMDIAFLFWSIAVGIVLAAGLIPLAVFGTVIIGIILLVFANQKDNTNPYIVVLALDGNDAEKAATEFLAQNTKKCVVKSKTARKDDVEVNLEVRLNNDNTDFINTLASMPGVQNAVLVSYNGDYMG, from the coding sequence ATGACTTTCGCAGATATTTTCAAGTCCAGTTTTCTTCAGAACGTTACCAGTGTCAGTATTTTAGACATGGTACTTGCACTGGTACTTGCATTTGGCGTTGGCCTGTTTATTTTCTTTGTGTATAAGAAGACCTACGCAGGAGTTATGTATTCGTCCTCTTTTGGTGTCACCTTAGTTGCTCTGACGATGATCACTACCCTTGTCATCCTAGCCGTTACCAGCAACATTGTGCTGTCCCTTGGTATGGTTGGCGCGCTGTCCATTGTCAGGTTCCGTACAGCAATTAAGGAGCCAATGGACATTGCATTTCTGTTTTGGTCCATCGCGGTAGGTATTGTTTTAGCCGCTGGTCTTATTCCTTTGGCAGTTTTTGGCACGGTTATTATCGGCATCATTTTGCTGGTATTTGCTAACCAGAAGGACAACACCAATCCATACATTGTTGTTCTTGCTCTTGACGGCAACGACGCCGAGAAAGCAGCAACAGAGTTTTTGGCACAGAACACTAAGAAATGCGTTGTAAAGAGTAAAACCGCTCGTAAGGATGACGTAGAGGTCAACCTAGAGGTACGCCTCAATAACGACAACACCGATTTCATCAATACTCTGGCTTCCATGCCTGGCGTTCAGAATGCGGTTCTTGTCAGCTATAACGGAGACTATATGGGTTAA
- a CDS encoding carbohydrate-binding domain-containing protein has translation MFTDKNINKICMVVLVFTLLLTVAFINGKELGITSIEDQDAENYTANAYFTDNDQDGDWADNAYTTHITLNGTDGTISGNGAYFQDGNLVIANGGWYEIAGTLDNGSIIVKAENSSKVWIRLNGVSVTCTDDACLRIDQAEKVFLSLAEGTDNTFTSGDTYSEEALADNTGGTIYAHDDLTINGTGNLTITAGYKHGIDANDSLVITGGNITITAPQDGIHVNDGFSFTSAHLTIDAGDDGIHSDTFIYTESGTILVNSCYEGLEAKTIDIAGGNITIYPTDDGINANGDTTTNGGMGGGPGGGNGDQGDQDDSGEKNDTTETTEEKETYIHISGGTVTIINTTGNDADGLDSNGSIYINGGTILISLPGGNTNNAIDYGSENNGKAIVTGGTVIGFGGSGMAEEFSSDSTQVAVLYNLDETVEAGTTFRVLDQDGTEILAYTPTTTYSSIAFSSPQLAVGKTYTIEYGDTTAELTIESTAQAVGTSGGMGGGPGQGQGGGSGQGSVSDQGGGPGQNGDLPSQGSNSSQSENTEGGNQQREPGGTPPQQNGGNGGPNGQEAEKNAETDKTNTTTSDNFISLDEIDETVWKLLGGSILVLIPAIVFAMKYKKS, from the coding sequence GTGTTCACGGATAAAAATATCAACAAGATTTGTATGGTCGTTCTCGTGTTCACGCTTCTTCTGACTGTTGCCTTTATAAACGGCAAGGAGCTAGGAATTACCTCCATAGAAGATCAGGATGCGGAAAATTACACCGCAAACGCTTACTTTACGGACAATGATCAAGACGGAGATTGGGCGGACAACGCTTATACCACCCATATCACACTTAACGGCACAGATGGAACTATAAGCGGTAACGGTGCTTATTTCCAGGATGGCAATCTGGTGATTGCAAACGGTGGCTGGTATGAGATAGCGGGCACCCTTGATAACGGCAGTATTATTGTTAAGGCAGAGAATTCTTCCAAGGTTTGGATTCGCCTTAACGGAGTTTCCGTTACCTGCACCGACGACGCCTGTCTCAGAATTGATCAGGCCGAGAAGGTCTTTCTCTCTCTTGCAGAGGGTACGGATAATACCTTTACCAGCGGTGATACGTACTCCGAGGAGGCGCTGGCTGACAATACCGGCGGTACAATTTATGCACACGACGATCTAACCATCAACGGTACGGGCAACCTTACTATTACTGCTGGTTACAAGCACGGTATTGATGCTAATGATTCCCTTGTTATCACAGGCGGAAACATTACCATCACAGCACCTCAAGATGGTATTCACGTCAACGATGGCTTCAGCTTTACGTCGGCTCACCTCACCATTGATGCCGGCGATGACGGTATCCATAGCGATACATTCATCTATACAGAGAGTGGAACCATATTGGTCAACTCCTGCTACGAGGGACTTGAAGCAAAGACTATCGATATCGCAGGCGGCAACATCACCATTTATCCAACTGATGATGGCATTAATGCCAATGGCGATACCACTACAAACGGTGGTATGGGTGGTGGACCTGGCGGCGGCAACGGCGACCAGGGAGACCAAGATGACAGCGGCGAAAAGAACGACACGACCGAGACTACTGAAGAGAAGGAGACATATATTCACATTTCCGGCGGAACGGTAACCATTATCAATACAACCGGTAATGATGCGGACGGACTGGATTCCAACGGAAGCATTTACATTAACGGCGGAACGATTCTTATCAGCCTTCCGGGCGGAAATACCAATAACGCTATTGACTACGGTAGCGAAAATAACGGTAAAGCCATTGTTACAGGTGGTACGGTAATTGGTTTTGGTGGATCTGGTATGGCTGAGGAATTCAGCTCTGATTCTACTCAAGTGGCAGTTCTGTATAACTTGGACGAAACCGTAGAAGCGGGAACTACTTTCCGTGTTCTTGATCAAGATGGTACAGAAATTTTAGCCTACACGCCAACCACCACCTATTCTTCCATCGCATTCAGCTCCCCACAGTTAGCTGTTGGAAAAACGTACACCATAGAGTACGGCGATACAACTGCTGAGCTTACTATTGAAAGCACCGCACAGGCCGTTGGCACAAGCGGCGGTATGGGCGGGGGTCCCGGACAAGGACAAGGTGGAGGATCTGGTCAGGGCAGTGTCTCTGACCAGGGTGGCGGTCCCGGACAGAATGGCGATCTACCAAGCCAAGGCAGTAATTCAAGCCAAAGTGAAAATACCGAGGGCGGCAACCAGCAGAGAGAGCCAGGAGGAACACCTCCACAGCAAAATGGTGGAAACGGTGGTCCAAATGGTCAAGAGGCGGAGAAGAACGCTGAAACCGATAAGACCAACACCACGACATCTGACAACTTTATTTCTCTTGATGAGATTGACGAGACTGTCTGGAAGCTGTTAGGCGGATCAATACTTGTGCTGATACCTGCAATTGTCTTTGCAATGAAGTATAAAAAGAGCTGA
- a CDS encoding CPBP family intramembrane glutamic endopeptidase, translating into MYHKQFKNGIAFAILIWLLDMLCLYLMGRFLDNDYVYWGLRIIPVAAAVLAAYVQNHDLRSLGFYPDHLKHDGIVMLCLLVIELLVGVYLYHMPWEYAVGGWLYFIFWVVLQEELVYRGFIQSHLFSSHISRKASYLIGAAMFSVSHIPFQMQIRPWTGLFTVQLCIAFLSHLLYCWIIEKRGTICIPLALHVAGDFLEII; encoded by the coding sequence ATGTATCATAAACAGTTCAAAAACGGGATTGCTTTTGCGATATTGATTTGGTTGCTGGACATGCTCTGCCTATACCTTATGGGCAGATTTTTGGACAATGATTATGTGTATTGGGGTCTGAGAATCATTCCCGTCGCTGCAGCGGTTCTTGCCGCTTATGTGCAAAATCATGATTTGAGAAGCCTTGGGTTCTACCCCGACCATCTAAAACACGATGGAATCGTTATGCTTTGTCTACTCGTCATCGAACTGCTGGTTGGAGTATATCTATACCATATGCCTTGGGAATACGCAGTTGGTGGCTGGTTGTATTTTATTTTTTGGGTTGTATTGCAGGAAGAACTTGTTTATAGAGGCTTCATTCAATCTCATCTGTTTTCATCACACATCAGTAGAAAAGCCAGCTATCTGATTGGCGCAGCAATGTTTTCTGTGTCGCACATCCCCTTTCAGATGCAGATCAGACCGTGGACAGGTTTGTTTACGGTTCAGCTGTGTATTGCATTTCTCTCACACCTCTTATATTGCTGGATTATCGAGAAGCGCGGTACTATCTGCATCCCATTGGCACTTCATGTAGCAGGGGATTTTCTAGAAATTATTTAA
- a CDS encoding lipocalin family protein, with translation MKKRQMLLACVLALVLSVTGVLAACSSENKGTTPENKSSAGQIAGVWEAYDIYDPKQGTMTEEGYSKISEQFQAIYAFNFAEDGTGTFIRFGVQKPFTWTADGDGKITVNLEGTAGTFTGSIDTSTGRLRLKGSDETDAELKQVSKTAGDYSSVAYEPFDQLTNKGTIPHTSTFNDLKEKKFEVTREVNKTLIDTEKLHMSLYAIAQVPGTSQEGYVFEIVNKYSDVLYTEFWLGDITGPLNASGNTFVEPGEKFYFFIPNVSKTPGSLVGISNPKAILTTAYNSAKDGTVTEQKQKTELDLNIPPKSE, from the coding sequence ATGAAAAAGCGTCAAATGCTGTTAGCGTGCGTACTTGCGTTGGTACTTTCTGTAACAGGAGTACTTGCCGCGTGTTCTTCAGAAAACAAGGGAACCACTCCTGAAAACAAGAGTTCAGCCGGACAGATTGCAGGCGTTTGGGAAGCATACGATATTTACGATCCCAAACAAGGCACCATGACCGAGGAGGGATACTCCAAGATCAGCGAACAGTTCCAAGCAATATATGCTTTTAATTTTGCCGAAGATGGCACCGGTACGTTTATCCGCTTTGGAGTACAGAAACCATTTACTTGGACTGCTGACGGTGATGGAAAAATTACCGTGAACCTTGAAGGAACTGCAGGTACTTTTACAGGTAGCATTGATACAAGTACAGGCAGGTTAAGACTTAAGGGTTCGGATGAAACGGATGCCGAGCTTAAGCAAGTTTCAAAAACTGCAGGAGACTACTCAAGTGTTGCTTATGAACCTTTTGATCAGCTGACCAACAAAGGCACCATTCCTCATACTTCTACGTTTAATGACTTAAAAGAAAAGAAGTTCGAAGTAACCCGAGAAGTTAATAAGACTCTTATTGATACCGAAAAGTTACACATGAGCTTGTACGCCATCGCTCAGGTTCCAGGAACTTCTCAAGAGGGTTACGTTTTTGAGATTGTCAATAAGTATTCAGATGTTCTCTATACAGAATTTTGGCTTGGCGACATAACGGGACCTCTCAATGCCAGTGGCAATACGTTTGTGGAGCCTGGCGAGAAATTCTATTTCTTTATACCTAATGTTTCAAAAACCCCAGGATCTCTTGTAGGAATTTCTAATCCAAAAGCCATTTTGACTACTGCTTATAACAGCGCAAAGGACGGTACTGTGACGGAGCAAAAGCAGAAGACAGAGCTTGATTTAAACATTCCTCCTAAGTCTGAATAG
- a CDS encoding ATP-binding cassette domain-containing protein yields the protein MQLNLSNIEYTYPLTVEPTIRNVTTTLPAGWTGFVGDNGSGKTTLARVVCGLLQPGVGVVSPSLFSTYCAQSTGEPPSNLEDFAVAFDRAAIKLRNELSIGDDWPWRYDLLSCGQQKRLQVACALWSTPDVLVVDEPTNHVDASTRQALFAALSKFKGVGILISHDRELLDALCSQCLFIANGTATMRSGGYSQASSQVALERSSAIHVREIAQKEKARIEREAQRRREEASRVQARKSGKGIAKNDSDAKAKKRHYIVSGQDGKAGKLSSRMQSRLEKAEDDVADSKIEKRYDAHVWLDVEPSKRKVLFRMEPGRISVGESLLSFPALFIGNTDHIGLVGDNGSGKTTLVKKIIASISADTSSIDARLIDMSLMDAPFANTGRADTKILYIPQEPDVLQKEKTLKKMRELTSAQRGQVLSIVAQLNSDPDCILEGDAVSPGEMRKLMLSFGILESPEFLVMDEPTNYLDLESTEALERLLSVYPGALLLVSHDASLVSSATSITWRIQKSENGYELVTSF from the coding sequence ATGCAGCTTAATCTATCAAATATTGAATATACCTATCCGTTGACAGTTGAACCTACTATACGCAATGTGACCACTACGCTTCCTGCGGGCTGGACTGGTTTTGTCGGCGATAACGGCTCTGGCAAGACAACACTTGCGCGTGTTGTGTGTGGCCTTCTGCAGCCTGGTGTGGGAGTTGTGAGCCCTTCGCTTTTCTCGACATATTGTGCTCAAAGCACAGGGGAACCTCCAAGCAATCTCGAAGACTTTGCTGTGGCCTTTGATCGGGCAGCGATAAAGTTGAGAAACGAGTTGTCCATAGGAGACGATTGGCCTTGGCGCTATGACCTGCTCTCGTGCGGACAGCAGAAGCGACTCCAGGTTGCGTGTGCGTTGTGGTCTACTCCCGATGTGCTTGTTGTTGATGAACCTACCAACCATGTAGACGCGTCCACTCGGCAGGCTTTGTTTGCAGCGTTGTCAAAGTTCAAAGGCGTTGGAATACTTATTTCGCATGACCGAGAACTTCTCGACGCACTTTGTTCGCAATGTCTGTTTATAGCAAACGGTACAGCTACCATGAGGTCCGGTGGGTATTCACAGGCATCTTCACAGGTAGCTTTAGAGCGTTCGAGCGCAATTCACGTTCGAGAAATAGCACAAAAAGAGAAAGCACGAATAGAGCGAGAAGCCCAGCGTCGTCGAGAAGAAGCGTCTCGGGTGCAAGCGCGTAAGAGCGGGAAGGGCATTGCGAAAAACGATAGCGATGCGAAAGCAAAAAAGCGCCACTATATTGTTTCCGGTCAAGACGGGAAGGCGGGCAAATTGTCCTCTCGTATGCAGAGCAGGCTTGAAAAAGCTGAGGATGACGTTGCTGACAGTAAGATTGAAAAACGATATGACGCTCACGTGTGGCTTGACGTTGAACCGAGTAAGCGAAAGGTTCTTTTTAGGATGGAACCTGGTCGTATTTCTGTTGGTGAGTCTTTGCTCAGTTTTCCAGCACTTTTTATAGGTAATACAGATCATATTGGACTAGTTGGAGACAATGGATCTGGAAAGACTACTTTGGTTAAGAAAATCATTGCGAGCATTTCCGCTGATACAAGTTCCATTGATGCGAGACTTATCGATATGAGTCTCATGGACGCACCCTTTGCAAATACGGGTCGTGCTGACACAAAGATACTGTATATTCCTCAGGAACCCGATGTATTGCAGAAAGAAAAAACGTTGAAGAAAATGAGAGAGCTTACTAGCGCCCAGCGTGGACAAGTGCTTTCCATTGTGGCACAGCTCAACTCAGATCCAGATTGTATTCTTGAGGGGGATGCCGTAAGTCCGGGTGAAATGAGAAAGCTCATGCTTTCGTTTGGGATTTTGGAATCACCTGAGTTTCTTGTGATGGATGAGCCAACGAATTATCTTGACCTTGAATCCACAGAGGCTCTTGAGCGGCTGCTGTCCGTATATCCTGGGGCGCTTTTACTTGTTTCTCACGATGCGTCTTTAGTGAGTTCGGCTACGTCCATAACTTGGAGAATACAAAAGTCAGAGAATGGCTACGAGCTTGTAACGAGCTTTTAG